Proteins encoded within one genomic window of Prauserella marina:
- a CDS encoding acyl-CoA dehydrogenase family protein, producing the protein MIDFRLDEEYEALRKTVRDFAQAEVAPVIAGFYEREEFPYDLVARMGSMGLFGLPFPEEHGGMGGDYFALCLALEELARVDSSVAITLEAGVSLGAMPLYRFGSEEQKRTWLPSLCTGEALGAFGLTEPGGGSDAGATATTARLDGDEWIINGSKAFITNSGTDITSFVTVTAVTGRKPDGGKEISAILVPSGTPGFTVAPKYSKVGWSASDTHELAFSDCRVPAGHLVGERGRGYAQFLSILDEGRIAIAALGVGLAQGCVDECLRYAGEREAFGNKIGAYQAIQFKIADMEARAHTARLAYYQAAAKMLRGEQFKKEAAIAKLVSSNAAMDNARDATQIFGGYGFMNEFPVGRFYRDAKILEVGEGTSEVQRMLIARELGLR; encoded by the coding sequence ATGATCGACTTCAGGTTGGACGAGGAGTACGAGGCACTGCGCAAGACGGTGCGGGACTTCGCGCAGGCCGAGGTCGCGCCCGTCATCGCCGGTTTCTACGAGCGCGAGGAGTTTCCCTACGACCTCGTGGCACGGATGGGTTCCATGGGGTTGTTCGGGTTGCCGTTCCCCGAGGAACACGGCGGTATGGGCGGTGACTACTTCGCGCTGTGCCTCGCGCTGGAGGAACTGGCGAGGGTCGATTCCTCCGTCGCCATCACGCTGGAGGCCGGTGTCTCGCTCGGTGCCATGCCGCTGTACCGGTTCGGCAGCGAGGAACAGAAGCGGACCTGGTTGCCCTCGCTGTGTACCGGCGAGGCACTGGGGGCCTTCGGGCTCACCGAGCCGGGAGGCGGATCGGACGCGGGCGCGACCGCGACGACCGCGCGACTCGACGGCGACGAGTGGATCATCAACGGCAGCAAGGCGTTCATCACGAACTCGGGAACCGACATCACCAGCTTCGTCACGGTCACCGCCGTGACGGGCAGGAAGCCCGATGGTGGCAAGGAGATCTCCGCGATACTCGTACCCTCCGGAACACCGGGGTTCACGGTCGCGCCCAAGTACTCCAAGGTCGGCTGGTCCGCGTCCGACACCCACGAGCTGGCTTTCTCCGATTGCCGCGTACCAGCGGGCCATCTCGTCGGTGAGCGAGGAAGGGGCTACGCGCAGTTTCTGTCCATTTTGGACGAAGGAAGGATCGCGATCGCCGCTCTCGGCGTGGGGCTGGCTCAGGGCTGCGTCGACGAATGCCTTCGCTATGCCGGTGAGCGCGAGGCTTTCGGCAACAAGATCGGTGCTTACCAGGCCATTCAGTTCAAGATCGCGGACATGGAGGCGAGGGCGCACACGGCGAGGCTCGCCTACTATCAGGCTGCGGCGAAGATGCTGCGTGGCGAGCAGTTCAAGAAGGAGGCCGCCATCGCGAAGCTGGTGTCCTCCAACGCGGCCATGGACAACGCCCGCGACGCGACCCAGATCTTCGGCGGCTACGGTTTCATGAACGAGTTCCCCGTCGGCCGGTTCTATCGCGATGCCAAGATCCTTGAGGTCGGCGAGGGCACCAGCGAGGTGCAGCGCATGCTCATCGCGCGGGAACTCGGCCTGCGCTGA
- a CDS encoding acetyl/propionyl/methylcrotonyl-CoA carboxylase subunit alpha produces MFDTVFVANRGEIAVRIISTLRRMGIFAATGYSDADAGARHVREADVAVRLGPAKATLSYLSIPDVVAAAVACGARAVHPGYGFLAENAAFARACEKAGLVFVGPPAEAIEAMGDKIRAKATVSAAGVPVVPGRSDVDDLAVAAAEIGYPVLLKPSAGGGGKGMRLVTEPEALAEAVESAQREARGAFGDDRLLVERFVTTPRHIEIQVLADTHGNVVHLGERECSLQRRHQKIIEEAPSALLDEHTRGRMGAAAVEAAKSVGYVGAGTVEFIVSATDPGEFFFMEMNTRLQVEHPVTELVTGTDLVEWQLRVASGEELSVRQQDVQLTGHAVEARVYAEDPARGFVPTGGTVLGLAEPRGDGVRVDSGLSEGTVVGSDYDPMLAKVVAWAPERDAALNRLDAALARTAVLGVHTNIPFLRALLADEDVRAGDLDTGLVERKLDSLTSSPEGETDFLVAAAMDRLLTLTPRGEVTDPWDLPGGWRLGGAAGVSFLLAAEHTEALLRVSGTPRKAMVGVQGEPARPASAERTDDGLGLWWEGRYLRYRRAKAADGTLWLTRDGRTVAVGERPNLLAGHADTVDQGPVVSPMPGTVLVVKVARGDVVAEGTPLVVVEAMKMEHTITAPFDGVVSELHVRAGQQVALDEPLALVTHEEPS; encoded by the coding sequence GTGTTCGACACCGTATTCGTCGCCAACAGGGGCGAGATCGCCGTGCGGATCATCTCGACGTTGCGCCGCATGGGAATCTTTGCGGCCACCGGTTACAGCGACGCCGACGCGGGCGCGCGGCACGTGAGGGAGGCCGACGTCGCGGTGCGGCTCGGCCCGGCGAAGGCAACGCTCAGCTATCTGTCCATTCCGGACGTCGTAGCCGCTGCCGTCGCCTGCGGTGCGCGGGCCGTCCACCCCGGTTACGGTTTCCTCGCCGAGAACGCGGCCTTCGCGCGAGCCTGCGAGAAGGCGGGGCTCGTCTTCGTCGGCCCTCCCGCCGAGGCGATCGAAGCGATGGGCGACAAGATCAGGGCGAAGGCGACCGTGTCGGCCGCCGGTGTTCCGGTTGTCCCCGGAAGGTCCGATGTGGACGACCTTGCCGTCGCCGCTGCCGAGATCGGCTACCCGGTGCTGCTCAAGCCATCCGCCGGTGGCGGAGGCAAGGGGATGCGGCTGGTCACGGAACCGGAAGCGCTCGCGGAAGCCGTCGAGTCGGCGCAACGGGAGGCACGCGGCGCTTTCGGTGACGACCGGCTGCTCGTCGAGCGGTTCGTCACGACTCCCCGGCACATCGAGATCCAGGTACTCGCCGACACCCACGGCAACGTCGTTCACCTCGGCGAGCGGGAATGCAGCCTCCAGCGAAGGCACCAGAAGATCATCGAGGAGGCGCCTTCGGCGCTGCTGGACGAGCACACGCGCGGTCGGATGGGAGCCGCGGCGGTCGAGGCGGCGAAGTCCGTCGGCTACGTCGGCGCGGGCACCGTCGAGTTCATCGTGTCGGCGACCGATCCAGGCGAGTTCTTCTTCATGGAAATGAACACCCGGTTGCAGGTCGAGCATCCGGTGACCGAACTCGTGACCGGAACCGACCTCGTCGAATGGCAGCTGCGGGTCGCGTCCGGTGAGGAACTTTCCGTGCGGCAGCAGGACGTCCAGCTCACCGGACATGCCGTCGAGGCCCGCGTATACGCCGAAGACCCCGCACGGGGTTTCGTTCCCACCGGGGGAACCGTGCTCGGCCTCGCCGAGCCCCGCGGCGATGGCGTCAGGGTCGATTCCGGATTGAGTGAGGGCACCGTCGTCGGTTCCGACTACGACCCGATGCTCGCCAAGGTCGTCGCGTGGGCACCGGAAAGGGACGCCGCGCTGAACCGGCTCGACGCCGCATTGGCGCGGACCGCGGTACTCGGCGTGCACACCAACATTCCGTTCCTGCGCGCGCTGCTCGCCGACGAGGACGTGCGCGCCGGCGACCTTGACACCGGGCTCGTCGAACGCAAGCTGGATTCGCTCACGTCGTCACCGGAAGGAGAGACCGACTTCCTCGTCGCCGCCGCCATGGACAGGCTGCTGACGCTGACCCCGCGTGGCGAGGTGACCGACCCGTGGGACCTGCCGGGTGGCTGGCGGCTCGGCGGTGCCGCCGGGGTGAGCTTCCTGCTCGCCGCGGAGCATACCGAGGCGCTGTTGCGGGTGTCGGGGACACCGCGGAAAGCGATGGTCGGTGTCCAGGGCGAACCGGCGCGACCCGCCTCGGCCGAACGCACGGATGACGGACTCGGCTTGTGGTGGGAAGGCCGGTATCTGCGTTACCGGAGGGCCAAGGCGGCCGACGGAACACTGTGGCTGACCAGAGATGGCAGGACCGTCGCCGTGGGGGAGCGGCCCAACCTGCTCGCCGGGCACGCCGACACCGTCGACCAGGGCCCAGTGGTGAGTCCCATGCCTGGCACCGTTCTCGTCGTCAAGGTCGCCCGTGGGGACGTGGTCGCCGAGGGCACCCCGCTCGTCGTCGTCGAGGCCATGAAGATGGAGCACACCATCACCGCGCCCTTCGACGGTGTCGTCAGCGAATTGCACGTCCGTGCGGGCCAACAGGTCGCGCTCGACGAACCACTGGCACTGGTCACCCACGAGGAGCCATCATGA
- a CDS encoding carboxyl transferase domain-containing protein: MDTPVLPTSADPAADSFARNVDRHSELVRDLDARLQVARQGGSEKARARHVERGKLLPRDRVDALLDPGSPLLELSPLAATGLYDDEAPSAGIITGIGRVSGRECVIVANDATVKGGTYYPMTVKKHLRAQEVALHNNLPCIYLVDSGGAFLPRQDEVFPDREHFGRIFYNQATMSARGIPQIAAVLGSCTAGGAYVPAMSDEAVIVRDQGTIFLGGPPLVKAATGEVVTAEELGGGDVHARASGVTDHLAVDDADALRRVRSIVSTLGPRSPRPWDVAPTAEPAVDPAGLYGVVPTDSRTPYDVREVIARVVDGSEFGEFKKEYGTTLVTGFARIHGHPVGIIANNGVLFAESAMKGAHFIELCDRRSIPLVFLQNITGFMVGKAYEAGGIAKHGAKMVTAVACARVPKFTVIIGGSFGAGNYSMCGRAYSPRFLWMWPNARISVMGGEQAASVLATVRRDGIEARGQNWAEDEEEAFKAPIREQYEDQGNPYYSTARLWDDGVIDPMDTRMVLGLALSASANAPLDPVGYGVFRM, encoded by the coding sequence ATGGACACTCCAGTGCTGCCGACGTCGGCCGATCCAGCGGCTGATTCGTTCGCGCGCAACGTCGATCGGCACAGCGAACTGGTGCGCGACCTCGATGCGCGACTCCAGGTCGCGAGGCAGGGTGGATCCGAGAAGGCGAGGGCCCGGCACGTCGAACGCGGCAAGCTGCTGCCGCGCGACAGGGTGGACGCGCTGCTCGACCCCGGCTCGCCCCTGCTTGAACTGAGCCCGCTCGCCGCGACGGGGCTCTACGACGACGAGGCACCTTCCGCCGGAATCATCACCGGCATCGGCAGGGTGTCCGGCAGGGAATGCGTCATCGTCGCCAACGACGCGACGGTCAAGGGCGGGACGTACTACCCGATGACCGTCAAGAAGCACCTGCGCGCGCAGGAAGTCGCGCTGCACAACAACCTTCCCTGCATCTACCTCGTCGACTCGGGCGGCGCGTTCCTGCCGCGACAGGACGAGGTCTTCCCCGACAGGGAACACTTCGGCCGCATCTTCTACAACCAGGCGACGATGTCGGCCAGGGGCATCCCGCAGATCGCCGCCGTCCTCGGCTCCTGCACGGCGGGCGGCGCGTACGTACCGGCCATGAGTGACGAAGCGGTCATCGTGCGCGATCAGGGCACGATTTTCCTCGGTGGTCCTCCGCTGGTGAAGGCCGCGACGGGCGAGGTCGTCACGGCGGAGGAACTCGGCGGGGGCGATGTGCACGCTCGTGCCTCCGGCGTCACCGATCACCTCGCCGTCGACGACGCCGACGCGCTGCGCAGGGTGCGATCCATCGTCTCGACGCTGGGCCCCCGCTCGCCACGTCCGTGGGACGTCGCGCCGACCGCCGAGCCCGCCGTCGACCCCGCTGGGCTCTACGGTGTCGTGCCGACCGACTCGCGAACCCCCTACGACGTAAGGGAAGTCATCGCGCGGGTCGTCGACGGCAGTGAGTTCGGTGAGTTCAAGAAGGAGTACGGCACGACGCTCGTCACCGGCTTCGCCAGGATCCACGGGCACCCGGTCGGCATCATCGCCAACAACGGGGTGCTGTTCGCCGAGTCGGCGATGAAGGGCGCGCACTTCATCGAATTGTGCGACCGGCGTTCGATACCGCTGGTTTTCCTCCAGAACATCACCGGATTCATGGTCGGAAAAGCCTACGAGGCAGGCGGGATCGCCAAGCACGGCGCCAAGATGGTCACCGCGGTCGCCTGCGCGAGGGTTCCCAAGTTCACCGTCATCATCGGCGGCTCGTTCGGCGCTGGCAACTATTCGATGTGCGGAAGGGCGTACTCGCCCCGGTTCCTGTGGATGTGGCCCAACGCGCGCATCTCGGTGATGGGTGGAGAGCAAGCGGCCTCCGTGCTGGCCACCGTGCGCAGGGACGGCATCGAGGCGCGCGGGCAGAACTGGGCCGAGGACGAGGAAGAGGCATTCAAGGCCCCCATCAGGGAGCAGTACGAGGATCAGGGCAACCCGTACTACTCCACGGCGAGGTTGTGGGACGACGGCGTCATCGACCCGATGGACACCAGGATGGTGCTCGGGCTCGCGCTGTCGGCCTCGGCGAACGCGCCGCTCGACCCCGTCGGCTACGGCGTCTTCAGGATGTGA
- a CDS encoding SGNH/GDSL hydrolase family protein, whose protein sequence is MLVKAFRLLATFMVASLALLGAGVATAAPVAADYVALGDSYSSGTGAGDYGDSGSCKRSANAYPQLWADSHDVSSFQFVACSGARTPDVLNQTSALSASTTLVTVSVGGNDAGFADVMTDCTLGSDQSCIDRVENAKTYVRDTLPALLTDVYDTISSKAPNAQVIVLGYPRFYQLEGSCDVGLSEAKRAAINSGADALADVTSDQAKSAGFTFVDVRGPFTGHEICSDDWWLNSLTWPVDESYHPNRNGQALGYLPALEGAMATVAA, encoded by the coding sequence ATGCTGGTGAAGGCTTTTCGTTTGCTTGCGACGTTCATGGTCGCCTCGCTCGCGTTGCTCGGTGCCGGAGTCGCGACGGCGGCCCCTGTGGCAGCCGACTACGTCGCGCTCGGCGATTCCTACTCATCCGGTACCGGCGCTGGTGACTACGGCGATTCCGGTTCCTGTAAGCGCAGTGCCAACGCCTACCCCCAGTTGTGGGCCGATTCCCACGACGTGTCCAGTTTCCAATTCGTCGCCTGCTCGGGCGCGCGAACGCCCGACGTGCTGAATCAGACCTCCGCGCTGAGCGCGAGCACGACGCTCGTCACGGTGTCCGTCGGTGGCAACGACGCCGGGTTTGCCGACGTGATGACCGACTGCACGCTCGGAAGCGACCAGAGTTGTATCGACAGGGTCGAAAACGCCAAAACCTACGTGCGGGACACCTTGCCTGCCCTGCTCACCGACGTGTACGACACGATTTCGAGCAAGGCGCCGAACGCGCAGGTCATCGTGCTCGGCTACCCGCGTTTCTATCAGCTTGAGGGTTCCTGCGACGTCGGGCTGAGCGAGGCGAAGCGGGCCGCGATCAACTCGGGCGCCGACGCGCTCGCCGACGTGACCTCCGATCAGGCGAAGTCGGCCGGGTTCACCTTCGTCGACGTTCGTGGTCCGTTCACCGGGCACGAGATCTGCTCTGACGACTGGTGGCTGAACAGCCTCACCTGGCCGGTCGACGAGTCCTATCACCCGAACCGGAACGGGCAGGCGCTCGGCTATCTGCCGGCGCTTGAGGGTGCGATGGCGACGGTCGCCGCCTGA
- a CDS encoding TetR/AcrR family transcriptional regulator, with protein MSPSAGPLAGGATASRREQILAAAADLFARRGFHGVGIDDIGAAVGISGPALYRHFRSKDAMLGEMLTSISNRLLEGGRQHAEKEGSPDEVLAGLVAFHVGFALQQPALITVQERNLGNLAEQDRKQVRALQRRYVEVWVRALRAAVPQLDEAPARSAAHAVFGLINSTPYNRHLPDAELAELLGHLALGALYAAK; from the coding sequence ATGTCCCCGAGCGCAGGTCCGCTTGCCGGCGGAGCCACAGCGAGCAGGCGTGAACAGATCCTCGCGGCAGCGGCGGACCTGTTCGCGAGGCGCGGGTTTCACGGGGTCGGCATCGACGACATCGGCGCCGCGGTCGGCATCTCCGGACCGGCGCTGTACCGGCACTTCCGCAGCAAGGACGCCATGCTCGGCGAGATGCTGACCTCGATAAGCAACCGGCTGCTCGAAGGGGGCAGGCAACACGCCGAGAAGGAAGGCAGCCCCGACGAGGTGCTTGCCGGGCTCGTCGCCTTTCATGTCGGCTTCGCGCTACAGCAGCCCGCGCTCATCACCGTGCAGGAACGCAACCTCGGCAACCTCGCCGAGCAGGACCGCAAGCAGGTGCGCGCGCTGCAACGCCGGTACGTCGAAGTGTGGGTGCGCGCGCTGCGCGCCGCGGTTCCGCAGCTCGACGAAGCACCGGCCCGCTCGGCGGCGCACGCCGTCTTCGGCCTCATCAACTCCACGCCCTACAACAGGCACCTGCCCGACGCCGAACTCGCCGAACTGTTGGGACATCTCGCGCTCGGCGCGTTGTACGCGGCGAAATGA